In the Pseudodesulfovibrio alkaliphilus genome, one interval contains:
- a CDS encoding YgiQ family radical SAM protein — translation MRPAAPLRRQPLAQPPALPMSRREMDRLGWDQLDILLVTGDAYVDHPSFGAPLLGRWLVHHGFRVGIAAQPRWDTPDDVVRMGRPRLFAGVTAGSLDSMLAHYTAFRKKRSDDAYTPGGKAGSRPNRACIAYANVVQRAFRGLPVILGGIEASLRRVAHYDFWADAVRRSILLDSKATAIAYGMAENTIVSIAEAIDSIGDTDPSALRGLLAAIPGVATAGNRDMIPDFAPVVELPSIEEIQIDPQALIRATVMLERQVHQNREIAVQPHGDRLVIVTPPGPPLDTRGLDELAGLPFTRLPHPAYTERIPAAEMIMTSITTHRGCAGGCSFCTLALHQGRQIRSRSRASILREAEAVTRVPGFSGSISDVGGPSANMWGGRCAADQSACVRSSCLTPKPCRHFIVSQSAFLDLLDGVAELPKVKHVRVASGWRMDLALTDMQPLARLIRTYVGGQAKVAPENMAEHVLRLMRKPSFATFERFLEVFGRESAKAGKRQFVIPYLMSAFPGCTDNDMLALGRWLRDRGWKPEQVQCFIPLPGTAAAAMFHAGTDLAGKPVPVARTDAQRLRQHGLLLPAAKSPSITPAHKQQHRKHRPKKK, via the coding sequence ATGAGGCCCGCCGCTCCGCTTCGTCGCCAGCCCCTGGCCCAGCCCCCGGCGCTGCCCATGAGCCGCCGGGAAATGGACCGCCTGGGCTGGGACCAGCTGGACATCCTGTTGGTCACGGGCGACGCCTATGTGGACCATCCTTCCTTCGGTGCCCCCCTGCTGGGACGCTGGCTGGTGCATCACGGATTCCGGGTGGGCATTGCGGCCCAGCCCCGGTGGGACACGCCCGACGACGTGGTCCGCATGGGCAGGCCCCGCCTCTTCGCCGGGGTCACGGCCGGTTCCCTCGACTCCATGCTCGCCCACTACACGGCCTTTCGCAAGAAACGAAGCGACGACGCTTACACCCCGGGCGGCAAGGCCGGCAGCCGCCCCAACCGGGCCTGCATCGCCTACGCCAACGTGGTGCAACGGGCCTTTCGCGGCCTGCCCGTAATCCTTGGAGGCATCGAGGCATCCCTGCGCCGCGTCGCCCACTACGATTTCTGGGCGGACGCAGTACGCCGCTCCATCCTCCTCGACAGCAAGGCCACGGCCATAGCCTACGGCATGGCCGAAAACACCATCGTGTCCATTGCCGAGGCCATAGACAGCATCGGCGACACGGACCCGTCCGCCCTGCGCGGTCTGCTGGCCGCCATTCCCGGCGTGGCAACGGCCGGAAACCGGGACATGATCCCGGACTTCGCCCCGGTCGTGGAACTGCCCTCCATTGAGGAGATCCAGATCGATCCCCAGGCCCTGATCCGGGCCACCGTCATGCTGGAACGCCAAGTCCACCAGAACCGCGAAATAGCGGTACAACCCCACGGCGACAGGCTGGTCATCGTCACCCCGCCCGGCCCGCCCCTGGACACACGCGGCCTCGACGAGCTGGCCGGTCTGCCCTTCACCCGGCTGCCCCATCCCGCCTATACCGAACGCATCCCGGCCGCGGAAATGATCATGACCTCCATCACCACCCACCGCGGGTGCGCGGGCGGCTGTTCGTTTTGCACCCTGGCCCTGCACCAGGGGCGGCAGATCCGCTCGCGCAGCCGGGCATCCATCCTGCGCGAGGCCGAGGCCGTGACTCGAGTGCCCGGCTTCAGCGGCAGCATCAGCGATGTGGGAGGCCCAAGCGCCAACATGTGGGGAGGACGTTGCGCCGCGGACCAATCCGCCTGCGTCCGCTCCAGTTGCCTGACTCCCAAGCCGTGCCGACACTTCATCGTCAGCCAGTCCGCCTTCCTCGATCTGCTCGACGGAGTGGCGGAGCTGCCCAAGGTCAAACACGTTCGCGTTGCCAGCGGCTGGCGCATGGACCTGGCCCTGACCGACATGCAGCCCCTGGCTCGCCTCATCCGCACCTATGTGGGCGGACAGGCCAAGGTCGCCCCCGAAAACATGGCGGAGCACGTCCTCAGGCTCATGCGCAAACCCTCCTTCGCCACCTTCGAGCGATTCCTCGAAGTCTTTGGCCGGGAATCGGCCAAGGCGGGCAAACGCCAATTCGTGATCCCCTATCTCATGAGCGCCTTCCCCGGCTGCACGGACAACGACATGCTCGCCCTGGGCCGCTGGCTTCGCGATCGCGGGTGGAAACCCGAGCAGGTGCAGTGCTTCATCCCCCTTCCCGGCACGGCCGCAGCGGCCATGTTCCACGCCGGGACCGACCTCGCGGGCAAGCCCGTTCCGGTGGCGCGAACCGATGCCCAGCGTCTGCGCCAGCACGGCCTGCTCCTGCCCGCCGCCAAATCTCCAAGCATCACTCCCGCGCACAAGCAACAGCACAGAAAGCATCGGCCAAAAAAGAAATAA
- a CDS encoding DEAD/DEAH box helicase, producing MENHSTRDTSDQTSGTGAEPQTITFDALPGILRQACDRAGWTKLMPVQEKAIPLLLDDRDVMVQARTGSGKTGAFVLPLLDKLDPDLAQCQALVMVPTRELARQVADEARMLSGERGIGVVAVYGGVGYKEQLDAFREGAHLVVGTPGRILDHLVRRNLTLDHLKALIFDEADRMLSVGFYPDMVEVKRYLPRSLRGAFMFSATFPQSVLRLAEEFMHKPEFLSLSSEETNISAIAHQFVEVPAMGKERKLIKLIELENPTSAIIFSNTKRNVEFTAALLAQFGFDAEGLTSDLTQAKRESLMARIKAGKLRFLVATDVAARGIDIPELSHVFMLEPPEDPESYVHRAGRTGRAGATGTAITLVDVIQRMELERIAARFSIHFEEIKDPTDEDVAKIIEERLTALLEKKFRKLTNLERERAARFLSLACKYADNEESLGLLAMLLDELYQNALHGKRAAEPAGGTQPAPARESRTERGDNESSREGRRRGRGKKNGSPEGERPLKTEQDREKGQGQDMARSTPRVADADRNQDAPDRGQTRERKPVSRTEGHNDPDNNDKPHKSRRSRRGKRKADTPGDEPKAMVGQTDKTSRQEEREWNGAEDIESSQPAAQEDTKPVSRPRPRRRRRKKPSSGA from the coding sequence ATGGAAAACCACAGCACCAGAGACACCAGCGACCAAACATCAGGAACCGGCGCGGAGCCGCAAACCATCACCTTCGACGCCCTGCCCGGCATCCTGCGGCAGGCCTGCGACCGCGCCGGATGGACCAAGCTCATGCCGGTGCAGGAAAAGGCGATTCCCCTCCTGCTCGACGACCGCGATGTCATGGTCCAGGCCAGAACAGGCTCGGGCAAGACCGGCGCCTTTGTCCTGCCGCTCCTCGACAAACTCGACCCCGATCTGGCCCAGTGTCAGGCCCTTGTCATGGTCCCCACCCGCGAGCTGGCCCGGCAGGTGGCCGACGAGGCCCGGATGCTCTCCGGCGAAAGGGGCATCGGCGTGGTCGCCGTCTATGGCGGCGTGGGCTACAAGGAACAGCTCGACGCCTTTCGCGAAGGCGCTCACCTCGTGGTGGGCACGCCCGGCCGCATCCTCGACCACCTCGTGCGCCGCAACCTGACGCTGGACCACCTCAAGGCCCTTATCTTCGACGAGGCGGACCGCATGCTCTCCGTGGGCTTCTACCCGGACATGGTCGAGGTCAAGCGGTATCTGCCGCGCTCCCTGCGCGGGGCGTTCATGTTCTCGGCCACCTTCCCGCAGAGCGTCCTGCGTCTCGCCGAAGAATTCATGCACAAGCCGGAGTTCCTCAGCCTCTCCAGCGAAGAGACCAACATCTCGGCCATCGCCCACCAGTTCGTGGAGGTTCCGGCCATGGGCAAGGAGCGCAAGCTCATCAAGCTCATCGAACTTGAGAACCCCACCTCGGCCATCATCTTCTCCAACACCAAACGCAACGTGGAATTCACCGCCGCCCTGCTCGCCCAGTTCGGCTTCGACGCCGAAGGGCTGACCTCGGACCTGACCCAAGCCAAGCGCGAATCGCTCATGGCCCGGATCAAGGCGGGCAAGTTGCGCTTTCTGGTGGCCACGGACGTGGCCGCACGCGGCATCGACATCCCGGAACTGTCCCATGTCTTCATGCTGGAACCGCCCGAAGATCCCGAGTCCTACGTCCATCGGGCGGGCCGCACCGGACGTGCCGGGGCCACAGGCACGGCCATCACCCTGGTGGATGTCATCCAGCGCATGGAGCTTGAGCGCATCGCCGCCCGCTTCTCCATCCACTTCGAAGAGATCAAGGACCCCACCGATGAGGATGTGGCCAAGATCATAGAGGAGCGGCTCACGGCCCTGCTCGAAAAGAAATTCCGCAAGCTGACCAACCTGGAACGCGAACGCGCCGCCCGCTTCCTCTCCCTGGCCTGCAAGTACGCGGACAACGAGGAGTCCCTCGGGCTGCTGGCCATGCTCCTGGACGAGCTCTACCAAAACGCCCTGCACGGCAAGCGGGCGGCAGAGCCCGCAGGGGGCACACAACCCGCCCCGGCCCGGGAGAGCCGGACGGAGCGTGGCGACAACGAATCCTCCCGCGAAGGCAGACGCCGTGGACGCGGCAAAAAAAACGGATCTCCCGAGGGCGAACGCCCCCTCAAGACGGAACAGGACCGCGAAAAAGGACAAGGGCAGGACATGGCCCGCTCCACACCTCGCGTGGCCGACGCCGACAGGAACCAAGACGCGCCCGACCGCGGTCAGACCAGGGAGCGCAAGCCGGTTTCCCGGACCGAAGGACACAACGACCCCGACAACAACGACAAGCCGCACAAGTCCCGCCGATCCAGACGCGGCAAGCGCAAGGCGGACACGCCGGGGGATGAGCCGAAGGCAATGGTCGGACAGACCGACAAAACCTCCCGGCAGGAAGAACGCGAGTGGAATGGGGCGGAAGACATCGAGAGCAGCCAGCCCGCTGCCCAGGAGGACACGAAACCCGTATCCCGCCCCAGGCCCAGACGGCGCAGACGCAAGAAGCCCTCGTCCGGGGCCTAG
- a CDS encoding NAD kinase, which yields MSFERIACVSSESPKAREGMRRLAAALPLVPVAEADVIIALGGDGFLLRTMHEYLHTGLPIYGMNRGSVGFLLNEFTCDNLRERLHSAQLHFLHPLRMTATSIDGERHEALAFNEVALLRSSQQSAHVRVQVNGRQRLANLVCDGVMVATPAGSTAYNLSAHGPIIPLGSNVLALTPVSPFRPRRWNGALLPHTAEVEFEILSPARRPVDASADSTQVRMVTHVTVREDPSLPARILFDPDRSLEERIFNEQFLH from the coding sequence ATGAGCTTTGAGAGGATCGCCTGCGTTTCGTCCGAATCGCCCAAGGCCCGCGAGGGGATGCGCCGACTGGCCGCGGCCCTGCCCCTGGTGCCTGTGGCCGAAGCGGATGTGATCATTGCCCTGGGCGGAGATGGCTTCCTGCTGCGAACCATGCACGAATACCTGCACACAGGCCTGCCCATCTACGGCATGAACCGCGGTTCCGTCGGCTTTCTGCTCAATGAGTTCACCTGCGACAATCTGCGCGAAAGGCTTCACAGCGCCCAACTGCATTTCCTCCACCCATTGCGAATGACCGCCACCTCCATTGACGGCGAGCGCCACGAGGCCCTGGCCTTCAACGAGGTGGCCCTGCTCCGCAGCTCCCAGCAGTCAGCCCATGTGCGGGTGCAGGTCAACGGCCGCCAGCGCCTGGCAAACCTCGTGTGCGACGGGGTCATGGTGGCCACCCCGGCAGGCAGCACAGCCTACAATCTCTCGGCCCACGGGCCCATCATTCCGCTGGGGTCCAACGTCCTGGCCCTCACTCCGGTCAGCCCCTTCCGCCCCCGCCGCTGGAACGGCGCGCTCCTGCCCCATACGGCCGAAGTGGAGTTCGAAATTCTCAGCCCTGCGCGGAGACCCGTGGATGCCTCGGCCGACTCCACCCAGGTCAGGATGGTGACGCATGTGACCGTACGCGAGGACCCGTCACTGCCCGCCCGCATCCTCTTCGACCCTGACCGCTCGCTGGAAGAGCGCATCTTCAACGAGCAGTTCCTCCACTGA
- a CDS encoding citrate synthase, with amino-acid sequence MTFRGKHMLKETKDTRGKTAYLILDGTTYELPVIVGSENEHAIDIRSLRKETGHITYDPGYGNTGACSSAITFVDGERGILRYRGYPIEELAANSTFIETAYMLIFDALPTREQRQQFRDLLSDQELLHEGLRHHFDGFPSAGHPMAILSAVINAMGCYHPDLLEIETEEEFLRAAAKIISKVRTIAAWSFRKGQGLPFMYPDPKLSYCRNFLHMMHSIPYKQFDPTDEQVRALSLFFLLHADHEQNCSCSTVRMVQSTEANLFASVSAGICALWGRLHGGANAGVVHMLEQIRDGEASIPEYLDRVKKKECKLMGFGHRIYKSFDPRAKILREAAHDMLQSTGYEDPLLDIALELAEAAMHDDYFIERKLYPNVDFYSGIILRGLGIPVNMFPVMFAIGRMPGWIAHWHEAHSDGTTRIHRPRQIYAGPNPRPYVPIDQR; translated from the coding sequence ATGACTTTCAGAGGTAAGCATATGTTGAAAGAGACCAAGGACACCAGGGGCAAGACCGCGTATCTGATCCTCGACGGAACCACCTATGAGCTGCCCGTCATCGTGGGCAGCGAAAACGAGCACGCCATCGACATCCGCTCCCTGAGAAAGGAGACCGGCCACATAACCTACGACCCGGGCTACGGCAACACCGGAGCCTGCTCCAGCGCCATCACCTTTGTGGACGGCGAGCGCGGCATCCTTCGCTATCGGGGGTATCCCATCGAGGAGCTGGCCGCCAACAGCACCTTCATCGAAACCGCCTACATGCTCATTTTCGACGCCCTGCCCACCCGCGAGCAGCGCCAGCAGTTCCGCGACCTGCTCAGTGACCAGGAACTGCTGCACGAGGGACTGCGCCATCATTTCGACGGCTTTCCTTCGGCCGGACATCCCATGGCCATCCTCTCGGCGGTGATCAACGCCATGGGCTGCTACCACCCCGACCTGCTGGAAATCGAGACCGAGGAAGAATTCCTTCGGGCTGCTGCCAAGATCATCTCCAAGGTCCGCACCATCGCGGCCTGGTCCTTCCGCAAGGGCCAGGGGTTGCCCTTCATGTACCCGGACCCCAAGCTATCGTATTGCCGCAACTTCCTGCACATGATGCACTCCATCCCCTACAAGCAGTTCGATCCCACGGACGAGCAGGTCCGCGCCCTCTCCCTCTTCTTCCTCCTCCACGCCGACCACGAGCAGAACTGCTCCTGCTCCACGGTACGCATGGTCCAGTCCACCGAGGCCAACCTCTTCGCCTCGGTCTCGGCGGGCATCTGCGCCTTGTGGGGCAGGCTCCACGGCGGCGCCAACGCGGGCGTGGTCCACATGCTCGAACAGATCCGTGACGGCGAGGCATCCATCCCCGAGTACCTTGACCGGGTGAAGAAAAAGGAATGCAAGCTGATGGGCTTTGGCCACCGCATCTACAAGAGCTTCGACCCACGGGCGAAGATACTGCGCGAGGCAGCCCACGACATGCTTCAGTCCACCGGCTACGAGGACCCGCTCCTCGACATAGCCCTCGAACTGGCCGAAGCGGCCATGCACGACGACTACTTCATCGAGCGCAAGCTCTACCCCAACGTGGACTTTTACTCGGGCATCATCCTGCGCGGCCTGGGCATTCCGGTGAACATGTTCCCGGTCATGTTCGCCATCGGCCGCATGCCCGGCTGGATAGCCCATTGGCACGAAGCCCACAGCGACGGCACCACCCGCATTCACCGGCCCCGCCAGATATATGCCGGGCCGAATCCCCGCCCCTATGTGCCCATCGATCAGCGCTAG
- a CDS encoding 4Fe-4S dicluster domain-containing protein, translating into MKEPEVTSSGLSRRGFLKALAVGGVGMAVPSLAKAESGGVPAASADEELVTVLDLSRCIGCGACVEACREANEEKFPEPVKPFPVMSPARRARPEDWSDRRDVDDRLTPYNWLFIQSVRVRHGGREHTLHIPRRCMHCVNPPCANLCPFGAANKQTNGLTRISDSLCLGGAKCRTVCPWHIPQRQSGVGLYLHLMPRFAGNGVMYKCDRCHQRLDRGEMPACIEQCPEEVQTIGPRREMVALARRLADSMNGFLYGLDENGGTNTIYVSPVPFELLDAALDQGAGRPHLKPVADVMADETAMATAALVAPLAGVAAGFLGVGAKLLGPGENDGTISSREDGDAS; encoded by the coding sequence ATGAAGGAACCCGAGGTAACCTCATCCGGTCTGAGCAGACGGGGATTTCTCAAGGCCCTGGCCGTTGGCGGGGTCGGGATGGCTGTTCCGTCCTTGGCCAAGGCCGAATCTGGGGGAGTTCCGGCGGCATCGGCAGACGAGGAACTGGTCACGGTGCTTGACCTGTCGCGCTGTATTGGCTGCGGAGCCTGTGTGGAGGCGTGCCGCGAGGCCAACGAGGAAAAGTTTCCTGAGCCGGTCAAGCCCTTTCCTGTCATGTCGCCCGCCCGGCGGGCCAGGCCCGAGGACTGGTCCGACAGAAGAGACGTTGACGACAGGCTCACCCCCTACAACTGGCTTTTCATCCAGAGCGTCCGGGTGCGCCACGGGGGGCGGGAGCATACCCTCCACATACCGCGCCGCTGCATGCACTGCGTCAATCCGCCCTGTGCCAACCTCTGTCCCTTTGGCGCGGCCAACAAGCAGACCAACGGCCTGACCCGCATCAGCGACTCGTTGTGCCTGGGCGGGGCCAAATGCCGTACCGTCTGTCCCTGGCATATCCCGCAGCGTCAGTCCGGGGTGGGGCTTTACCTCCACCTTATGCCGCGTTTTGCAGGCAACGGGGTCATGTACAAGTGTGACCGCTGCCATCAACGTCTCGACCGGGGGGAGATGCCCGCCTGTATAGAGCAGTGTCCCGAGGAGGTGCAGACCATCGGTCCGCGCCGGGAGATGGTCGCCCTGGCGCGCAGGCTGGCCGACTCGATGAACGGTTTTCTTTACGGCCTTGATGAGAACGGCGGAACCAATACCATATATGTATCCCCCGTGCCCTTTGAGCTCCTGGATGCCGCCCTGGACCAGGGCGCAGGCCGTCCGCACCTGAAGCCCGTGGCCGATGTCATGGCCGATGAGACCGCCATGGCCACGGCTGCTCTGGTCGCCCCGTTGGCGGGCGTTGCCGCGGGTTTTCTGGGGGTGGGGGCCAAGCTCCTGGGGCCGGGCGAGAACGACGGCACAATCTCATCCAGGGAGGACGGCGATGCGAGCTAG
- a CDS encoding 4Fe-4S ferredoxin, with amino-acid sequence MRARPYTPWIVRLYLVSVTGLAVTGLLHMPLAERYALTEVPGLGWTGDFYLVHRLHYLFAALLLFTAGLSSINWLLGWKDRLALTRLGAVRVAILGGLMVSGGLRMYRNLPSVTLDPVLVVLIEWVHLGLAGALGVAVLAAALRGGSAYVRWR; translated from the coding sequence ATGCGAGCTAGACCGTATACCCCCTGGATCGTCCGTCTCTATCTCGTCTCGGTTACAGGGCTTGCCGTGACCGGGCTGCTCCACATGCCTCTGGCCGAACGCTACGCCCTGACCGAGGTGCCGGGTCTGGGCTGGACCGGGGATTTCTACCTTGTTCACCGACTGCATTACCTGTTCGCGGCCCTGCTGCTTTTCACGGCCGGGCTGTCCTCCATCAACTGGCTGCTCGGATGGAAGGACAGACTCGCGCTCACCCGCCTCGGCGCGGTGCGGGTCGCCATCCTCGGCGGACTCATGGTCAGCGGCGGTCTGCGCATGTACCGCAACCTGCCTTCTGTGACCCTTGATCCGGTCCTGGTGGTGCTCATCGAGTGGGTCCATCTGGGGCTGGCCGGGGCGTTGGGTGTGGCCGTCCTGGCTGCCGCGCTGCGCGGCGGCTCGGCCTATGTCCGATGGCGCTGA
- a CDS encoding tRNA-binding protein, with product MKTICWAEFEQVELRVGTVTRVEPFPEARNPAYKVWVDFGPEIGERKSSARITELYAPEDLVGRQIVAVVNFAPKQIGPMRSECLITGFYRDDGVVLAVPDKPVSNGLKLG from the coding sequence ATGAAGACCATATGTTGGGCCGAGTTCGAGCAGGTGGAGTTGCGGGTGGGGACCGTGACCAGGGTTGAACCCTTTCCCGAGGCGCGTAATCCTGCCTACAAGGTGTGGGTGGATTTCGGCCCGGAGATCGGCGAGCGCAAGTCGAGCGCCCGGATAACCGAACTCTATGCGCCGGAAGATCTGGTGGGACGCCAGATAGTGGCCGTGGTCAACTTTGCGCCCAAGCAGATTGGCCCCATGCGCTCGGAATGCCTGATCACCGGCTTTTACCGCGACGACGGCGTGGTCCTGGCCGTGCCGGACAAGCCCGTGTCAAACGGCCTGAAGCTGGGGTAG
- a CDS encoding cysteine hydrolase family protein, with amino-acid sequence MPKKTALVVVDVQNILFETPGYELYRAKEVLGVISRLIGSAREVGVPVVFIQHTTRGAGSEFEKGSHNWRIHPAIAPQPGDSVCLKYSYDAFYDTDLHATLKELGATRLVFCGLQTEVCMDTTVRSALAHGYAGVLAADGHSTYDKPCATAQTIIDLHNDVLHRRFCTVMPSDGIKFSGLPQLQAV; translated from the coding sequence ATGCCAAAGAAGACGGCACTCGTGGTCGTTGATGTGCAGAACATCCTGTTCGAAACACCGGGGTACGAACTGTACAGGGCGAAAGAGGTCCTCGGCGTAATCAGCAGACTGATCGGATCGGCCCGCGAAGTCGGCGTGCCGGTGGTCTTCATTCAGCACACCACCCGCGGCGCTGGCAGCGAGTTCGAGAAGGGCTCGCACAACTGGCGCATCCATCCGGCCATCGCCCCCCAACCCGGCGACAGCGTGTGCCTGAAATACTCCTACGACGCCTTTTACGACACGGACCTCCACGCGACCCTCAAGGAACTCGGCGCTACCCGGCTCGTCTTCTGCGGTCTCCAGACAGAGGTTTGCATGGACACCACGGTGCGCAGCGCCCTGGCCCACGGCTATGCAGGCGTCCTGGCGGCCGACGGCCACTCCACCTACGACAAGCCCTGCGCCACGGCCCAAACCATCATCGACCTGCACAATGACGTACTCCATCGACGATTCTGCACGGTCATGCCGTCAGACGGGATCAAATTCTCAGGACTACCCCAGCTTCAGGCCGTTTGA
- a CDS encoding molybdopterin biosynthesis protein — MAKRNIYLDTIPVEEAVARAKAVLDRKALIASETVPTHEAAGRVTAGPIFARCSSPTFHSAAMDGIAVRADTTFAAREDRPVSLAHGTQFVFVNTGNPLPEGMNAVIMIENVVQKDEATALIDAPAFPWQHVRRIGEDIVATELLIPQFRQLAPCDIGALLSAGIYEVQVREQVRAVFVPTGDEVLDFHDRPEPRAGQVIESNSQVFMAYAASWGVRASFTPPVPDDEETLHRAVLDGLASGNHAVIVGAGSSAGSKDYTRRVFESVGRVLVHGISVMPGKPTLVAVTDERSGHPGRLLVGAPGYPVSAVVCLEKVLAPILAWLTGAAEPERATAQVTLARKTPSKPGMREALRLAAGRIGGRIVAAPLARGAGMITTLTRAQAVAYIPEASEGIDEGETVTAELLVPKTELDRVLVHVGSHDNTLDMLANELMGLTQPLRLVSSHAGSMGGLTALKAGSALFAGAHLFDPETDDFNFPFIARYLKELDVTVVNLAIRHQGLIVPKGNPLSIQGVEDLTREDVRLINRQRGAGTRILLDHHLKTAGIAPADVRGYDNEEFTHMAVAVNVLTGAASCGLGIFAAAKALGLDFVPLARERYDLVIPTAHMNDPRITALLATIGQNAIKAAINGLGGYETSLTGQVMRPGMGLG, encoded by the coding sequence ATGGCAAAACGCAACATCTATCTCGATACCATCCCCGTGGAAGAGGCCGTGGCGCGCGCCAAGGCCGTCCTCGACCGCAAGGCCCTGATCGCTTCCGAGACCGTGCCCACCCACGAGGCGGCCGGACGGGTCACGGCCGGGCCGATCTTCGCCCGCTGCTCGTCGCCCACCTTTCACTCCGCGGCCATGGACGGCATTGCGGTCCGCGCCGACACCACCTTTGCCGCCCGCGAGGATCGGCCGGTCTCTCTGGCCCACGGAACGCAATTCGTCTTCGTCAACACCGGCAATCCCCTGCCCGAGGGGATGAATGCCGTAATCATGATCGAGAACGTGGTCCAGAAGGATGAAGCCACGGCCCTCATCGACGCACCGGCCTTTCCCTGGCAGCATGTCCGCCGCATCGGCGAGGACATCGTGGCCACCGAACTGCTCATCCCTCAATTCCGCCAGCTCGCCCCCTGCGACATCGGCGCCCTGCTCTCGGCAGGCATCTACGAGGTCCAGGTACGCGAACAGGTCCGGGCCGTGTTCGTGCCCACGGGGGACGAGGTGCTCGACTTCCACGACAGGCCCGAGCCACGCGCCGGCCAGGTCATCGAGTCCAACTCCCAGGTATTCATGGCCTATGCGGCCTCCTGGGGGGTCAGGGCGAGCTTCACCCCGCCCGTGCCTGACGACGAGGAGACCCTGCACCGGGCCGTGCTCGACGGGCTGGCCTCGGGCAACCATGCGGTCATCGTGGGCGCTGGCTCCAGCGCTGGCAGCAAGGACTACACCCGCCGCGTCTTCGAGTCCGTGGGGCGGGTGTTGGTCCACGGCATCTCGGTCATGCCCGGCAAGCCCACCCTGGTGGCCGTCACCGACGAACGTAGCGGCCACCCCGGTCGCCTGCTGGTGGGTGCGCCCGGCTACCCGGTCAGCGCCGTGGTCTGCCTTGAGAAGGTGCTGGCCCCGATCCTGGCCTGGCTCACGGGCGCGGCCGAGCCGGAGCGGGCCACCGCCCAGGTGACGCTGGCCCGCAAGACCCCCTCGAAACCCGGTATGCGCGAGGCCCTGCGCCTTGCGGCCGGACGCATCGGAGGCCGCATCGTGGCAGCCCCCCTGGCCCGGGGCGCGGGCATGATCACCACCCTGACCCGGGCCCAGGCCGTGGCCTACATTCCCGAGGCGTCCGAGGGCATTGACGAGGGCGAAACCGTGACCGCCGAACTGCTGGTGCCCAAAACCGAACTCGACCGGGTCCTGGTCCACGTGGGCAGCCACGACAACACGCTGGACATGCTGGCCAACGAGCTGATGGGGCTGACCCAGCCGCTGCGGCTGGTCTCGAGCCACGCCGGGAGCATGGGCGGCCTGACCGCTCTCAAGGCCGGCTCCGCCCTGTTCGCCGGAGCGCATCTCTTCGACCCCGAAACGGACGACTTCAACTTCCCCTTCATTGCCCGCTATCTCAAGGAACTGGATGTCACCGTGGTCAACCTCGCCATCCGCCATCAGGGACTCATAGTGCCCAAAGGCAACCCCCTGTCCATCCAGGGCGTCGAGGACCTGACCCGCGAGGACGTGCGCCTCATCAACCGCCAGCGCGGGGCAGGCACCCGCATCCTCCTCGACCATCACCTGAAGACAGCGGGCATCGCCCCGGCCGATGTCCGCGGCTACGACAACGAGGAGTTCACGCACATGGCCGTGGCCGTGAACGTGCTCACGGGCGCGGCCTCCTGCGGCCTGGGCATCTTCGCTGCGGCCAAGGCCCTTGGTCTCGACTTCGTGCCCCTGGCCCGCGAGCGCTACGACCTGGTCATCCCCACCGCCCACATGAACGACCCGCGCATCACCGCCCTGCTCGCCACCATCGGCCAGAACGCCATCAAGGCGGCCATCAACGGCCTGGGCGGCTACGAAACCTCCCTGACCGGACAGGTCATGCGTCCCGGCATGGGGCTGGGCTGA